ATAATTTACCTTATCCATAACATAATCTTTTCATAATTTATAAATAGAAATGCAAAAGGAGGTGGTATAATATGTCCGGAAATGAAGGCGAATACGGCGGGAGACGCAACTCGAACTTTGCGTTGATTGTAGTGTTATTTATCTTACTAATTATCGTGGGAGCAAGTTTTATGACGTACTAAACAAATGCGATGTAGATTACTTGAATTAATCGAGAGAGTTTCAGCCTTGACAAGTATCACTATTTGGTCGACATAACGGTCTTTAGAGTTGATTAATTATGTTGGTAAAATGATATCAATTCAACCCCATTTTGTATCTTCTCTTCTAGCAAAGCGACTTTCTCCTAATCGAGTTGGTCGCTTTTTAATATTTCTCGACTTTTCTCAATCAATTCCTCAAGTTCGCCAAAATCCTCTTATATTGCTTTATTACGAATAAAACTACGACCTGTAGAACGATTCTTCAAATAGTTACTATATTCTTTATTTTTGTATGAATATTGTTTATGAGATTCAACTTGACAGTTTATGATAGTTTACGTAACTCAGTAGGAGTAAACAGGAGTTTGTAATAAATATATTAGTTGTATCAGACAATTTGTCCACTCAATACTCGTCCTCGTCCATATTATATGTAGAAGGCTGGCCGGCTTATTAAAAAGTAAGGGGGGAATAGTATATGTTTAATGAAAATCGAAGACGAAGAAGAAGACAAAGACGTCAGGTAGAGTTGATTTGTGAATGTCGAGAAGTACGATCTAATTTCAACCGTAACAATGAGTTTCAATGTCAATGCAGAGAGAATAATCGAAATAACCTCAATATAGTTAGTAATATGGATCGTGATGATCGAAATCACCTTCACAATGATGAATTCAGATGTCCATGCAGAGAGAATAATCGCAGAGATTTTAATTTCAGTCGGTAATAGTATTTAATTTAAGGAGTACGACAAGACAATTCTTCTAGAAGAAAGAGCTTGTAATATTAAAGGAGGCCATTCCAGTCGGACTGGTCTTCTTTTTTATTAGTTGCATAAAAAACATACGTTCGCATATACTATCTTAAAAGGAGAGAACGAATGTGCGTATAAATATCTTGAAGTGTTTAGATCACGGTCAACTGGCAGATATGATTTATATTTCGAATACAGGAGAAATAAGCAAAAGGAGAGTTAAGGTATTAAGTGTGGACGATACTACATTTAAGGCATACTGCTTTTTAAGGAATACCAAAAGGACCTTCAAAATAGAAAACGTACTCGCATTTGTTCCAGTCGTAAAACGTGAAAGGGATGTTATCTAATGGCATACTTAGATGAAATGATGGATCATCAATTGGATTTATTGAAAGTACGAGATAGAGGATCTAAAAAATGGGTAGCCATGATGCTTCCAGAACACTTAAAACTCGTTCGTGAATATATCGACGAACAAAAGAAAACACCACGTCCAGAACTGAATGAATGGGATTTAGATATCATCCAAGAGAATATCCAAATAGCAATGAAACGAAATGTTGAGGTAGAAATAAAAACTTGGAAAGACGGAGCTTTTATTTTTCATATCGGAAAATTTATCTGGGTGGACTTAAATAGAAGAAAAATCGAAATGGAAGATGTATTTAAATCTTTTGTGTTGCAGCTAGATGATATAGTAGACGTTACTGTATTAGATTAAACATTTTATTCTTAGCAGGTACAGCCTATTACTTTTTGTTAGAAGAGCTTATTCGAAAAAAAGAAATTGGGTAATAAATGTATTTAACGGTAAAAGAGACCCATCCACAGATTTAATTGTGGGTAAGTCTCTATTTTTATTTTTCTCAAACCAATCCTTCCGACGGCAGCTCTAATATTGGTTTATGATACTTTTCTTTGCCACCCCAACCTTCTATATTAATAATGTTTCCCATACCGTCCTTCCAACCTTCTTCGATTGGATTCGCCCCATTGTTCAAATCTTCAACTTCGTCGTAGTCGTTTAGCTGTACGTAACCGATGATGACACCATCTTTGTTCTCAAATCGCAATAAGTCTGTTTCTTTGTGTATTGTATAGTTTTCGAATTCCCACATTGTTTTTTCCTCCTTGTTTTCTTTGATGTATTCTTCAATCCAACTTCTAATCAAAGCAGATGCGTTTATGTGTTTCGCGTCTATATTCTGCATGAAATCTTGTTTTAAAAAAGTAGGTACGCGTATCATGATGTTTTCTGATTTCAAATTAACACCCCTTGCAGTGGTATTTTCTAACTACTTTAAAAATAACACTAATATATTTACACGTAAATACATATTCTGAAAATTAAAAAAATAAAGAAAAAGTGATGCGATAAAAAATTGAAATGCAAACGTTCGTATAATAAATTAAAAGAGGAGAGAACAAGTGTACGTATAAGTATTTTAAAAATCTTTGGGTAGACTTAAATAGAAGATACATTCAAATCGTTTGTGCTGCAGTTAGATGATATGGTGGTTGTAACTGTAATAGAATAAATAAGAAGGTGATTTTATTGGAGCAAGATAGAATAGAAAAATTAATAGAAGAAATGTTAGGAAAATATCCTAGAGACCAGGTTATAAATGCTTTAAATAGCCTTGCTTACTTGCCGAAAGAAAACTTCGAAAGTTTTGTAGAATTATCTAGAAAAATAGATGAAAAAAACACTCACCAATAAAGGAAGGTGATTTTAGTTTTTTAAAATGAAAAGCTTAAATTTACCCCAAAAGATATGCTGTAATATACTAAAATTTTAAGACATTAAACCTTCGAAAGTTAGAAAACGTTGATTCTTTTATGGGTTATCTTTTAAAACTATACAAAGCAAAACTAAATGTACTCTGGTCCAAAAACACACCTACTAAATGACTTTCCTGAACTTTCAATGCCCTCTTGTCGTCAAGAGGGCATTTTTTCGTTATAATGAATGCAAGAATAAAAAGTAACGATAAGGGGCATCTCAATGGAACAGTACTTAAATCTGTGTAGACATATAAAAGATCATGGAGTAATGAAAGAAGATAGAACGGGTACTGGTACAAAAAGTTTATTTGGTTATCAAATGCGTTTTGATTTAGCAAAAGGATTTCCACTATTGACTACAAAAAAAATAGCGTTTCGTTTAGTAGTGAGCGAGTTATTATGGTTTCTTAAAGGGGACACTAATGTCAAAACATTAATAGAAGCTAATAATCATATTTGGGATGAATGGGCATTTGAAAAATGGGTGAAAAGTGAAAGTTATGAAGGACCAGATATGACTAATTTTGGGATTAGGGCTGCAAATGATCCTGCATTTAAAGTAATAGTGGACGAACAGATGAAAGTCTTTTGTTCTAATATAGTGTCGAATGATGACTTTGCAAAGGAATTTGGTGACCTTGGTCCAGTTTATGGAAAGCAATGGCGTTCGTGGCCAGGTAAAAATGAACAAACAATCGATCAAGTCCAAAATTTAATTGAACAAATTAAAAAAAATCCAGATTCACGTAGACATATCATTACAGCATGGAATCCAGCAGAAGTAGATGATATGGCACTTCCTCCTTGTCACACGTTTATGCAGTTTTATGTCGTTAAAGGGAAGCTGTCATGTCAATTGTATCAACGTAGTGCGGATGTTTTCCTAGGGGTACCTTTTAACATTGCTTCATACGCATTATTAACACATTTAATCGCTAGAGAATGTAACTTAGAGGTTGGAGAGTTTGTTCATACACTTGGGGATGCGCATATATACCTGAATCATATGGAACAAGTGGAAACGCAATTAAAGCGTACGCCAAAAACATTGCCAACCCTTTTATTATCATCCGAAAAAGCGTCTATTTTTGATTTTGGACTAGAGGATATTACCATTGATGGGTATGATCCGCATCCTCGTATTAAAGCACCAATTGCAGTTTAGAATAAGAAAGGAGGAAAAAGGTTGATTTCATTAATCGTGGCACATGATGCAAACAGAGTAATAGGACTCGACAATAAAATGCCTTGGCATATACCTGGTGATTTAGCTTATTTTAAAAATAAAACAATGAATAAAGCAATGATTATGGG
The nucleotide sequence above comes from Psychrobacillus glaciei. Encoded proteins:
- a CDS encoding YjcZ family sporulation protein produces the protein MSGNEGEYGGRRNSNFALIVVLFILLIIVGASFMTY
- a CDS encoding transcriptional regulator, translating into MRINILKCLDHGQLADMIYISNTGEISKRRVKVLSVDDTTFKAYCFLRNTKRTFKIENVLAFVPVVKRERDVI
- a CDS encoding YolD-like family protein, which translates into the protein MAYLDEMMDHQLDLLKVRDRGSKKWVAMMLPEHLKLVREYIDEQKKTPRPELNEWDLDIIQENIQIAMKRNVEVEIKTWKDGAFIFHIGKFIWVDLNRRKIEMEDVFKSFVLQLDDIVDVTVLD
- a CDS encoding thymidylate synthase; this encodes MEQYLNLCRHIKDHGVMKEDRTGTGTKSLFGYQMRFDLAKGFPLLTTKKIAFRLVVSELLWFLKGDTNVKTLIEANNHIWDEWAFEKWVKSESYEGPDMTNFGIRAANDPAFKVIVDEQMKVFCSNIVSNDDFAKEFGDLGPVYGKQWRSWPGKNEQTIDQVQNLIEQIKKNPDSRRHIITAWNPAEVDDMALPPCHTFMQFYVVKGKLSCQLYQRSADVFLGVPFNIASYALLTHLIARECNLEVGEFVHTLGDAHIYLNHMEQVETQLKRTPKTLPTLLLSSEKASIFDFGLEDITIDGYDPHPRIKAPIAV